From the genome of Hyalangium ruber, one region includes:
- a CDS encoding discoidin domain-containing protein, which translates to MASTLSALATAASVCAAAYPTVAAAVPVSEANTTIFGPNVYVFDPTMPVGDINTLATNIFNTMAANEFGSQRHALLFKPGTYNVNFNVGFYTHVAGLGQSPGNVTINGGVNVNADWDNGNATRNFWRALENFTVVPSTGQTQIAVSQAAPLRRLHIKGELHLFDFDSNWNAGWASGGFLADSKVDGLVVPASQQQWLSRNSTWGGWNNAVWNMVFVGSANAPADSFPEPPYTTIDRTPIIREKPYLYINNTGQYQVFVPALQTNTQGISWANGTTPGTSISIDQFYIARPETATAAAINTALGQGKHVLFTPGIFHLNDTIRVNNPNTVVLGIGLATLIPDTGKVAIAVADVAGVKIAGLTLDGGPVNSPTMLEVGPTGSSANNSANPISLHDITVRTGGATNGRYDVGVKINSNYVIGDHFWLWRADHGAGAAWTSNVSKNGLVVNGTNVTIYGLFNEHHNEYQTVWNGNGGRVYFYQSEIPYDVPNQPVWMSKNGTVNGWASYKVADNVTTHEAWGLGIYSYFRDAAVKLHSAIEAPNVSGVKFHHMTTIWLNGTAGSEITHVINNLGGRVYANTPAEAMRQTYTEYAGTGAGDTQAPSTPANLTATAPSSSQVNLTWTASTDNVGVSGYDISRFGIVIASSTTNSFSDTGLSPSTVYSYTVRAKDAAGNVSAFSNTASITTPPAGGTGTALSRTGWTATSSPTSGEPASNLLDGNMGTRWTTGVPMASGQTLTVDMQAVRNFNKIVMDSTGSDLDYARGYQVFVSNDGTNWGSAIATGTGTGPVITVTFTTKSARYIRVTQTGSNSSWWSMREFNVYY; encoded by the coding sequence ATGGCATCCACGCTTTCCGCACTGGCTACCGCGGCAAGCGTATGCGCCGCCGCCTATCCGACTGTCGCCGCCGCCGTGCCGGTCTCCGAGGCGAACACGACAATCTTCGGGCCCAACGTCTACGTCTTCGACCCGACGATGCCGGTGGGCGACATCAACACCCTGGCCACCAACATCTTCAACACGATGGCGGCCAATGAGTTCGGCAGCCAGCGCCATGCGCTGCTCTTCAAGCCGGGCACGTACAACGTCAACTTCAACGTCGGCTTCTATACGCACGTCGCCGGCCTGGGCCAGAGCCCTGGCAACGTGACGATCAACGGCGGCGTGAACGTGAACGCCGACTGGGACAATGGCAACGCCACCCGCAACTTCTGGCGTGCCCTCGAGAACTTCACGGTCGTCCCGAGCACCGGCCAGACGCAGATCGCCGTCTCCCAGGCCGCGCCCCTGCGCCGCCTGCACATCAAGGGCGAGCTGCACCTGTTCGACTTCGACTCGAACTGGAACGCCGGCTGGGCCAGCGGCGGGTTCCTCGCCGACTCCAAGGTGGATGGGCTCGTCGTCCCCGCCTCGCAGCAGCAGTGGCTGTCGCGAAACAGCACGTGGGGCGGCTGGAACAACGCCGTGTGGAACATGGTCTTCGTGGGCTCGGCCAACGCGCCGGCGGACTCGTTCCCCGAGCCGCCCTACACGACGATCGACCGGACGCCCATCATCCGGGAGAAGCCCTACCTCTACATCAACAACACGGGCCAGTATCAGGTCTTCGTCCCGGCGCTCCAGACGAACACCCAGGGCATCAGCTGGGCCAATGGCACCACGCCGGGCACGTCCATCTCCATCGACCAGTTCTACATTGCCCGCCCGGAGACGGCCACCGCCGCGGCCATCAACACCGCGCTGGGCCAGGGCAAGCACGTGCTCTTCACCCCGGGCATCTTCCACCTGAATGACACGATCCGGGTCAACAACCCCAACACCGTGGTGCTCGGCATCGGCCTCGCCACGCTGATTCCGGACACCGGCAAGGTGGCCATCGCGGTCGCCGACGTGGCCGGCGTGAAGATCGCGGGACTGACCCTGGATGGCGGTCCGGTCAACTCGCCCACCATGCTTGAGGTCGGCCCCACGGGTAGCTCGGCGAACAACTCGGCCAACCCCATCTCGCTCCACGACATCACCGTCCGGACCGGCGGCGCCACCAACGGTCGGTATGACGTGGGCGTCAAGATCAACAGCAACTACGTCATCGGCGACCACTTCTGGCTGTGGCGCGCGGACCACGGTGCGGGCGCGGCGTGGACCTCCAACGTCTCCAAGAACGGCCTCGTCGTGAACGGCACCAACGTCACGATCTACGGCCTCTTCAACGAGCACCACAACGAGTACCAGACGGTGTGGAATGGCAACGGCGGCCGCGTCTACTTCTACCAGTCCGAGATCCCCTACGACGTCCCCAACCAGCCGGTGTGGATGAGCAAGAACGGCACGGTGAACGGCTGGGCCTCGTACAAGGTCGCCGACAACGTGACGACTCACGAGGCCTGGGGCCTGGGCATCTACTCCTACTTCCGCGATGCGGCGGTGAAGCTGCACAGCGCGATCGAGGCTCCCAACGTCTCGGGTGTGAAGTTCCACCACATGACGACCATCTGGCTGAACGGAACGGCTGGCAGCGAGATCACCCACGTCATCAACAACCTCGGTGGCAGGGTCTACGCGAACACTCCGGCCGAGGCCATGCGTCAGACCTATACCGAGTACGCGGGGACCGGCGCGGGCGACACCCAGGCGCCGAGCACCCCGGCGAACCTGACGGCGACCGCCCCCTCGAGCAGCCAGGTCAACCTGACCTGGACGGCCTCCACGGACAACGTGGGCGTCAGCGGCTATGACATCTCCCGCTTCGGCATCGTCATCGCCTCTTCGACGACGAACTCGTTCAGCGACACGGGGCTGTCGCCCTCCACGGTGTACAGCTACACGGTGCGGGCGAAGGACGCGGCCGGCAACGTCTCGGCCTTCAGCAACACCGCCAGCATCACCACGCCGCCGGCGGGCGGCACGGGCACGGCGCTGTCGCGGACCGGCTGGACGGCCACCTCGTCGCCGACGAGCGGCGAGCCCGCCTCGAACCTGCTGGACGGCAACATGGGCACGCGCTGGACCACGGGCGTCCCCATGGCCTCCGGCCAGACGCTGACGGTGGACATGCAGGCGGTGCGGAACTTCAACAAGATCGTGATGGACTCCACCGGCAGCGATCTGGACTACGCCCGCGGCTACCAGGTGTTCGTCTCGAATGACGGGACGAACTGGGGCAGCGCGATCGCCACCGGCACGGGCACGGGTCCGGTCATCACGGTGACCTTCACGACGAAGAGCGCCCGCTACATCCGGGTGACGCAGACCGGCTCCAACTCGTCCTGGTGGTCGATGCGAGAGTTCAACGTCTACTACTGA
- the omp85 gene encoding Omp85 family outer membrane protein — MLLPVLLLSVVSAAPAVQAPTPPTQKGGVDAIALPLACFNSDLGFTYGAVGGMYLYGDGRAPYQHSLGAQVLFSSRGLQNHYVRYDGPRLLGSVRVEARFEYKREAQSPFYGAGNRSAPELQSTPEAESDEDKDRYNYNRGSPGGWVRLRVNPFGEQHPLQTYVGYALRYTSVSPYEASMLAEMKPLGIEGGTTSQLLFGALWDTRDNESDPTTGGVEELSLRGSGYSTGSRYQYAGVTLSERRYFRLGSRVVLAQRLMLDMLFGEVPFFEWSATGGMNTTEGVGGMSSVRGVERSRFAGNVKAFSNTEVRVHAAELMAFGQPMRLGALAFLDVGRVWHPGVTDGAWHEWHPGVGLGVRVARRAAVVRMDYALSTETGDHRFYVNFGQMF, encoded by the coding sequence ATGCTCCTCCCCGTCCTCCTCCTCTCCGTGGTGAGCGCCGCGCCGGCCGTGCAGGCTCCGACGCCTCCCACGCAGAAGGGAGGCGTGGATGCCATCGCGCTGCCGCTGGCGTGCTTCAACTCGGACCTCGGCTTCACCTACGGCGCGGTGGGCGGCATGTACCTCTATGGGGACGGCCGCGCGCCCTACCAGCATTCCCTGGGCGCGCAGGTGCTCTTCAGCAGCCGCGGCCTGCAGAACCACTACGTGCGCTACGACGGCCCCCGGCTCCTGGGCTCGGTGCGCGTGGAGGCCCGCTTCGAATACAAGCGCGAGGCCCAGAGCCCCTTCTACGGCGCGGGCAACCGCTCGGCACCGGAGCTCCAGAGCACCCCGGAGGCGGAGTCAGACGAGGACAAGGACCGCTACAACTACAACCGGGGCTCACCGGGCGGGTGGGTGCGGCTGCGCGTCAATCCGTTCGGCGAGCAGCACCCGCTGCAGACCTACGTGGGCTATGCGCTGCGTTACACGAGCGTGTCGCCGTACGAGGCCTCCATGCTGGCGGAGATGAAGCCGCTGGGCATTGAAGGCGGCACCACGAGCCAGCTCCTCTTCGGCGCGCTGTGGGACACCCGGGACAACGAGTCGGATCCCACCACGGGCGGCGTGGAGGAGCTGAGCCTGCGCGGCTCCGGCTACAGCACCGGCAGCCGCTACCAGTACGCGGGCGTCACCCTGAGCGAGCGGCGCTACTTTCGGCTGGGCTCACGGGTGGTGCTGGCCCAGCGGCTGATGCTGGACATGCTCTTCGGCGAGGTGCCCTTCTTCGAGTGGAGCGCCACGGGGGGCATGAACACGACCGAGGGCGTGGGCGGAATGAGCAGCGTTCGCGGCGTCGAGCGCAGCCGCTTCGCCGGCAACGTCAAGGCGTTCTCCAACACCGAGGTGCGCGTCCACGCGGCGGAGCTGATGGCCTTCGGCCAGCCCATGCGGCTGGGGGCCCTGGCATTCCTCGACGTGGGGCGGGTGTGGCACCCGGGCGTCACGGACGGGGCCTGGCACGAGTGGCACCCGGGTGTGGGCCTGGGTGTGCGGGTGGCGCGGCGCGCGGCGGTGGTGCGCATGGACTACGCGCTCTCCACCGAGACGGGCGACCACCGCTTCTACGTGAACTTCGGCCAGATGTTCTGA